A single genomic interval of Koleobacter methoxysyntrophicus harbors:
- the purF gene encoding amidophosphoribosyltransferase: MEQTAGFNYGIVDEKLKEACGVFGIFNPHDRDIDLARITYFALFALQHRGQESAGIAVSHGRGISVHKGMGLVSEVFSDTNFDALKGKIASGHVRYSTTGSSTLANAQPLVVRYHRGSMALAHNGNLINACEIRDGLEKQGTVFQTTIDSEVVANLIARLQQDSIEDAVKKALEQVKGAYALVIMTNDKLIGVRDPNGIRPLSIGALDGCYVLASETCAFDTIGAQFVRDVSPGEIVVIDKSGINSLFIESGARKALCIFEFVYFARPDSVLEGSSVHMARLEAGRQLAREHPAEADLVIGVPDSGTVSAIGFAEGSGIPYSHGLIKNRYIGRTFIKPSQQSRELGVRLKLNALKAVIKGKRLVMVDDSIVRGTTSGQIVQMLKEAGAKEVHVRVSSPRVTHSCYFGIDTSSRKELIGATHSAAEIREFIKADSLGYLSLEGLIKSTGLSAEDFCTACFSGRYPMDVPKEGDKYLFEKY, encoded by the coding sequence ATGGAGCAGACAGCTGGATTCAATTATGGAATTGTAGATGAGAAATTAAAAGAAGCATGCGGCGTTTTCGGGATATTCAATCCCCATGACAGGGATATAGACCTTGCACGCATAACGTATTTCGCCCTTTTTGCCCTTCAGCACAGGGGCCAGGAGAGTGCCGGTATTGCCGTATCCCACGGCAGGGGTATATCGGTTCACAAAGGGATGGGGCTGGTCTCCGAGGTCTTCAGCGACACTAACTTTGATGCCCTGAAGGGGAAGATAGCTTCAGGGCATGTGCGGTATTCTACCACCGGCTCCAGCACCCTCGCCAATGCCCAGCCTCTGGTGGTCCGGTACCACAGGGGTTCTATGGCCCTGGCCCACAACGGCAACCTGATAAATGCCTGTGAAATAAGGGACGGGCTGGAAAAACAGGGAACCGTCTTCCAGACCACCATTGACAGCGAGGTTGTTGCCAACCTCATTGCCCGACTGCAGCAGGACTCCATAGAGGACGCCGTTAAAAAGGCTCTGGAACAGGTTAAGGGGGCTTATGCCCTGGTTATTATGACCAATGATAAACTCATCGGAGTAAGGGACCCCAACGGTATAAGACCCCTTTCTATAGGTGCCCTTGACGGCTGCTATGTCCTGGCATCGGAAACCTGTGCTTTCGATACCATCGGCGCCCAATTCGTAAGGGACGTGAGCCCCGGTGAGATAGTGGTTATAGATAAAAGCGGTATCAATTCCCTGTTCATCGAGAGCGGTGCCCGAAAGGCCCTGTGCATCTTTGAATTCGTATATTTTGCTCGGCCCGACAGCGTCCTTGAAGGATCCAGCGTCCACATGGCAAGGCTGGAAGCCGGCAGACAGCTTGCCAGGGAACACCCGGCTGAAGCCGACCTGGTCATAGGGGTGCCGGACTCCGGCACCGTTTCGGCCATCGGATTTGCCGAAGGATCGGGAATCCCATACAGCCACGGCCTGATCAAGAACAGGTATATAGGAAGGACCTTCATAAAACCGAGCCAGCAGTCCAGGGAACTGGGGGTCAGGCTGAAACTAAATGCCCTGAAAGCGGTGATTAAGGGTAAACGCCTCGTTATGGTTGATGACTCTATAGTAAGGGGAACCACCAGCGGCCAGATAGTTCAGATGCTTAAGGAGGCTGGGGCAAAAGAAGTTCACGTAAGGGTCAGCTCCCCCCGGGTTACCCATTCATGCTACTTCGGGATCGATACGTCCTCCAGGAAAGAACTCATAGGGGCGACTCATTCCGCAGCCGAGATACGGGAATTCATCAAAGCCGACAGCCTGGGTTACCTGAGCCTTGAAGGGCTGATAAAATCAACGGGGCTTTCCGCCGAGGATTTCTGTACCGCCTGTTTCAGCGGCAGATATCCCATGGATGTTCCAAAGGAAGGGGATAAATACCTCTTTGAGAAATATTAA
- the purL gene encoding phosphoribosylformylglycinamidine synthase subunit PurL — protein sequence MGLTEQEYNEIKKALGREPNYVELGMFGVMWSEHCSYKNSKPVLKRFPTDGERVLQGPGENAGIVDIGDNLAVVMKIESHNHPSAIEPYQGAATGVGGIIRDIFTMGARPVALLNSLRFGELDSPRVKYLFSGVVSGIAGYGNCVGIPTIGGEVYFARSYAGNPLVNAMCVGIVQHDRIVKGKACGVGNSVMLVGSTTGRDGIHGASFASEELSEDSEEKRPAVQVGDPFMEKLLLEACLELLQTGAVVGIQDLGAAGLTSSSCETAARAGTGIELDVALVPRREEGMTPYEVMLSESQERMLVIVERGREKEVQEIFKRWDLNAVNIGRVTDDGMLRVLDNGVKVAEVPALLLAEGAPVVKRPSQEPAYLKEANKLDPAELPVPSDFNDVLKELLASPNICSREWVYSQYDHMVRTDTIVLPGSDAAVLRIKGTGKAIALTADCNGRYCYLDPFEGGKAAVAEAARNLVCSGAKPLAVTDCLNFGNPEKPGIYWQFEKCVDGMSEACRALNTPVISGNVSFYNETKGSAIYPTPVVGMVGLIENIDRVTTQGFKNTGDLIVLIGQNGDDIGGSEYLKVRFGLEKGKPPRVDLEMEKKVQETCLECISLGIINSAHDTSEGGLAVALAESCISGKKGARVELEGEGLRDDVLLFGETQSRVIVSLAKENLHMLEKIAGDRQAPVKVIGWVTDEDFVINVVRDRGTVNLINLKVWEMEEIWSRQLDSIMEL from the coding sequence ATGGGTTTAACCGAACAGGAATACAATGAAATAAAAAAGGCACTGGGTAGGGAGCCTAATTATGTGGAACTGGGGATGTTCGGTGTGATGTGGTCAGAACACTGCAGCTACAAGAATTCCAAACCCGTTCTGAAGCGGTTTCCTACAGATGGTGAACGTGTTCTTCAGGGCCCGGGGGAAAATGCGGGAATTGTCGATATAGGGGATAATTTGGCGGTGGTAATGAAGATAGAAAGCCACAACCACCCGTCGGCAATAGAACCTTATCAGGGTGCTGCTACCGGTGTGGGCGGCATTATAAGGGATATCTTCACCATGGGGGCAAGACCCGTTGCACTGCTTAATTCCTTAAGATTCGGGGAATTAGACAGCCCCAGGGTTAAGTACTTATTCAGTGGGGTCGTTTCGGGAATCGCCGGTTACGGCAACTGCGTCGGGATTCCCACCATCGGGGGCGAGGTGTATTTTGCCCGTTCATATGCGGGAAACCCCCTCGTAAATGCCATGTGTGTGGGTATAGTGCAGCATGACCGGATTGTAAAGGGGAAGGCCTGCGGTGTGGGCAATTCCGTGATGCTGGTAGGTTCCACAACGGGAAGGGACGGTATTCACGGAGCCAGTTTTGCTTCCGAGGAACTGAGCGAGGATTCCGAGGAGAAGAGGCCCGCCGTTCAGGTAGGAGACCCCTTTATGGAGAAGCTCCTTTTAGAGGCGTGTCTTGAGCTTTTACAGACGGGGGCGGTAGTGGGAATCCAGGACCTTGGAGCAGCCGGGCTTACATCATCATCCTGTGAAACGGCGGCCAGGGCAGGGACCGGTATAGAACTGGATGTAGCCCTCGTCCCGCGGAGGGAAGAGGGGATGACCCCTTATGAGGTTATGCTCTCCGAATCCCAGGAAAGGATGCTGGTTATCGTAGAAAGGGGGAGGGAAAAGGAGGTTCAGGAGATTTTCAAGAGATGGGACTTAAATGCCGTTAATATAGGAAGGGTTACCGATGACGGCATGTTAAGGGTACTGGATAACGGTGTAAAGGTGGCTGAGGTCCCTGCTCTGCTCCTGGCTGAGGGAGCTCCCGTTGTGAAACGGCCGTCCCAAGAACCGGCTTACCTGAAAGAAGCTAATAAGCTGGACCCGGCGGAACTGCCCGTGCCTTCTGACTTTAATGACGTCCTGAAGGAACTACTGGCATCCCCCAATATCTGCTCCAGGGAATGGGTATACAGCCAGTATGACCATATGGTCAGGACCGATACAATAGTCCTCCCGGGTTCCGATGCTGCAGTGCTCCGGATTAAGGGAACGGGGAAAGCAATAGCCCTGACAGCGGACTGCAACGGGCGGTACTGTTACCTTGACCCCTTTGAAGGCGGTAAGGCAGCCGTTGCCGAAGCGGCCCGGAACCTTGTGTGCAGCGGTGCAAAACCCCTAGCCGTTACCGACTGCCTGAACTTCGGCAACCCGGAAAAGCCGGGGATATACTGGCAGTTCGAGAAATGCGTAGACGGTATGAGCGAAGCCTGCCGTGCCCTCAACACCCCCGTTATAAGCGGTAATGTCAGCTTCTACAACGAAACGAAGGGCAGCGCCATTTACCCCACACCGGTAGTGGGAATGGTCGGCCTTATCGAAAACATAGACAGGGTTACTACCCAGGGTTTCAAGAATACCGGAGACCTCATAGTCCTGATAGGACAAAACGGGGATGATATCGGAGGCAGCGAATACCTGAAAGTGCGATTCGGCCTTGAGAAGGGAAAACCGCCCCGGGTAGACCTGGAAATGGAGAAAAAGGTGCAGGAGACCTGTCTTGAATGCATTTCCTTAGGTATAATCAATTCGGCCCATGATACCAGCGAGGGAGGGCTGGCTGTAGCCCTTGCCGAATCCTGTATATCGGGGAAAAAAGGTGCCAGAGTAGAGCTGGAAGGGGAGGGCCTGAGGGATGATGTCCTCCTTTTCGGCGAAACCCAGTCAAGGGTCATCGTCAGCCTTGCCAAAGAAAACCTCCACATGCTCGAGAAAATAGCCGGAGACAGGCAGGCTCCCGTTAAAGTCATAGGATGGGTAACCGATGAGGATTTTGTCATAAACGTTGTTAGGGATAGGGGAACCGTGAACCTGATAAATCTGAAAGTATGGGAGATGGAAGAGATATGGAGCAGACAGCTGGATTCAATTATGGAATTGTAG
- the purQ gene encoding phosphoribosylformylglycinamidine synthase subunit PurQ produces MRFGVVVFPGSNCDIDCYHVVKDVMNKEVDYLWHKDRLEDFNKYDCIILPGGFSYGDYLRVGAIARFSPVMEGIIEFAERGKLVLGICNGFQVLLEAGLLPGAMIKNDSLKFRCFYTHIKVENARTPFTGQCFQGQVLRIPIAHGDGNYYVPDDMLKELEENNQIVFRYCDEEGRAVREANPNGSIENIAGICNKRGNVLGMMPHPERCSEEILGSSHGRLIFESIVRYLEGGGSVGR; encoded by the coding sequence ATGAGATTCGGAGTTGTGGTTTTCCCGGGGTCCAACTGTGATATTGACTGCTACCATGTGGTGAAAGACGTTATGAATAAAGAAGTGGATTATTTGTGGCATAAAGACAGACTGGAAGATTTCAATAAATATGACTGTATAATACTGCCGGGCGGTTTTTCTTACGGGGACTACCTCAGGGTAGGGGCCATTGCCCGCTTTTCACCGGTTATGGAAGGGATAATAGAATTTGCCGAAAGGGGCAAACTGGTTTTGGGTATATGCAACGGGTTCCAGGTCCTCCTTGAGGCAGGCCTTCTCCCCGGTGCTATGATAAAAAATGACAGCCTGAAGTTCAGGTGTTTTTACACCCATATAAAGGTGGAGAATGCCCGCACGCCCTTTACAGGCCAATGTTTTCAAGGTCAGGTCCTCAGGATACCTATTGCCCACGGGGATGGGAATTACTATGTGCCTGATGACATGTTAAAAGAACTCGAGGAAAACAACCAGATTGTTTTCAGATACTGTGATGAAGAAGGAAGGGCCGTTCGAGAGGCAAATCCCAACGGTTCTATTGAAAACATTGCAGGTATCTGCAACAAAAGGGGAAATGTCCTCGGGATGATGCCCCATCCGGAGCGCTGTTCGGAGGAGATCCTGGGTTCCTCCCATGGAAGGCTGATTTTCGAATCTATAGTCAGGTACCTGGAAGGGGGGGGTTCTGTTGGCAGATAG
- the purS gene encoding phosphoribosylformylglycinamidine synthase subunit PurS, whose protein sequence is MLLARVCVKLKKSVLDPQGKAVKGALTSLGFEGVNDVRIGKNIELILEDSDITEASEKVRMMCDKLLANPVIEDYTFEITEVQKR, encoded by the coding sequence ATGCTGCTGGCAAGGGTATGTGTGAAATTAAAAAAGAGCGTCCTGGACCCCCAGGGCAAAGCGGTCAAAGGGGCATTGACCTCCCTCGGTTTTGAAGGGGTCAATGATGTAAGGATAGGGAAAAACATAGAGCTGATATTAGAGGACAGCGACATAACCGAAGCTTCGGAAAAGGTAAGGATGATGTGTGATAAGCTGCTGGCAAATCCCGTGATAGAGGATTATACCTTTGAGATAACGGAGGTTCAAAAGAGATGA
- the purC gene encoding phosphoribosylaminoimidazolesuccinocarboxamide synthase: MKYEGKAKRVYATDDSDKYIVEFKDDATAFDGKKKGTIHDKGILNNRISAHFFEMLEKHGIPTHFEKLLNDREMLVKAVEIIPVEVIVRNIAAGSLAKRLGLEEGTPMKRPVLEFCYKSDELGDPMINHYHIYALGLASEEEMKVIEDIALKVNSILVEYLKPRNIELVDFKLEFGRYKGRVILADEISPDTCRFWDADTREKLDKDRFRRDLGNVEEAYREVLKRLTGGN; encoded by the coding sequence ATGAAATACGAAGGCAAGGCAAAAAGGGTTTATGCTACCGATGATAGTGATAAATATATCGTTGAATTCAAAGATGATGCTACTGCCTTTGATGGGAAAAAGAAGGGAACCATCCACGACAAAGGGATATTGAACAACAGGATATCGGCCCACTTCTTCGAAATGCTGGAAAAACATGGCATCCCTACCCATTTCGAAAAACTGCTGAATGACAGGGAGATGCTGGTAAAGGCCGTGGAAATAATCCCTGTAGAGGTTATCGTGCGGAACATCGCTGCGGGGAGCCTGGCCAAGCGCCTGGGCCTTGAAGAGGGCACCCCGATGAAACGGCCCGTTCTGGAGTTCTGCTATAAAAGCGATGAGCTGGGGGACCCTATGATCAACCACTACCACATCTATGCGCTGGGGCTTGCTTCAGAGGAAGAAATGAAGGTCATAGAGGATATTGCCCTGAAGGTGAACAGCATCCTGGTGGAATACTTAAAGCCAAGGAATATAGAACTGGTGGACTTTAAGCTGGAATTCGGCCGGTATAAGGGCAGGGTCATTTTGGCCGATGAGATTTCACCGGATACGTGCAGGTTCTGGGATGCCGATACCAGGGAGAAGCTGGATAAGGACCGGTTCCGCAGGGACCTCGGCAATGTTGAGGAGGCATATAGAGAAGTGTTAAAGCGCTTGACTGGAGGTAATTGA
- the purE gene encoding 5-(carboxyamino)imidazole ribonucleotide mutase, with protein MEKPLVGIVMGSDSDFPVMKEAAGVLKEFGVGFEVSVISAHRTPDKALEYARKAEERGIKVIIAGAGKAAHLPGVLAALTVLPVIGVPIKSSTLDGLDSLLSIVQMPPGIPVAAVAIDGAKNAGLLALQILGGTDPSLREKMKEYRRKMAEKVEEKDKKIKEEVKKL; from the coding sequence ATGGAAAAACCTCTGGTTGGGATTGTGATGGGAAGTGATTCCGATTTCCCCGTTATGAAGGAAGCAGCCGGGGTGCTGAAGGAATTCGGTGTAGGTTTCGAGGTTTCGGTGATATCGGCCCACAGGACACCGGATAAGGCACTGGAATATGCCCGGAAGGCAGAAGAAAGGGGCATTAAGGTTATAATCGCCGGGGCGGGGAAGGCCGCACACCTGCCCGGGGTGCTGGCTGCACTAACGGTCCTTCCTGTAATCGGCGTCCCCATCAAATCATCTACTCTGGACGGCCTTGATTCCCTTCTTTCCATTGTCCAGATGCCTCCGGGGATTCCCGTGGCCGCTGTAGCGATAGATGGGGCCAAAAATGCCGGACTCCTCGCCCTCCAGATTTTAGGCGGGACCGACCCTTCTCTGAGGGAAAAAATGAAGGAATACAGGAGGAAAATGGCCGAAAAGGTAGAAGAGAAGGATAAAAAAATCAAAGAAGAGGTGAAAAAGCTGTGA
- a CDS encoding NCS2 family permease, whose product MLEKLFRLKGNNTTLRTEVIAGFTTFITMAYIIFVNPNILRMAGMNSAGALGDDALAYNAFNDPVVGAVMVATVLSSALATLIMGLYANYPFALAPGMGLNAFFTFTVVIKMGYSWQSALGAVFVSGIVFIIITITGIREAIVNAIPLSLKNAVSAGIGLFIALIGFSNAGIVVSDPATIIGLGNLTEPHTLLALMGLAITGILMARKVKGAILLGIIITTLLGIPAGIVSIPEGFTPVSLPPSLTPTFMKLDFKELFNLSGGAGILDAVIGFLGVVLAFTYVDLFDTLGTLVGTGAKAGMLDKEGRLPRINKALMADAVGTSAGALLGTSTVTTYIESAAGIMEGGKTGLTSVVVSLLFLASLFLAPVAGLVPAAATAPALIIVGVLMMGAVREIDFSDFSEALPAFMTIVIMPFSYSIANGIAAGLVFYPLVKVISGRAREVHPIIYILAFLFILRFATLAG is encoded by the coding sequence ATGCTGGAGAAACTATTTAGGCTCAAGGGAAACAACACAACTTTAAGAACGGAAGTAATAGCCGGTTTTACCACCTTTATAACCATGGCCTACATCATATTTGTAAATCCGAACATATTGAGAATGGCAGGGATGAACTCGGCAGGGGCACTGGGGGACGATGCACTGGCCTACAATGCCTTTAACGACCCTGTAGTAGGGGCAGTAATGGTAGCAACGGTCCTGTCTTCTGCCCTGGCAACCCTGATTATGGGGCTGTATGCAAATTATCCCTTTGCCCTTGCACCCGGAATGGGGTTAAATGCCTTTTTCACGTTTACCGTTGTAATTAAAATGGGGTATTCATGGCAGTCGGCCCTGGGTGCAGTTTTCGTTTCGGGGATAGTTTTCATAATAATAACGATAACGGGGATAAGGGAAGCAATAGTCAACGCCATCCCCCTTTCCCTAAAAAATGCGGTAAGTGCGGGTATCGGCCTGTTTATTGCCCTGATAGGTTTTTCCAATGCCGGTATTGTTGTGTCTGACCCTGCGACCATCATAGGGTTGGGGAACCTTACCGAACCCCATACCCTCCTGGCCCTTATGGGTCTTGCTATAACGGGTATCCTGATGGCAAGAAAGGTTAAGGGGGCTATATTGCTCGGGATCATTATTACGACTCTTCTGGGGATTCCGGCGGGGATAGTATCTATCCCTGAAGGGTTTACTCCCGTAAGCCTGCCGCCCAGCCTGACACCGACCTTTATGAAGCTGGACTTTAAAGAGCTTTTCAACCTGTCAGGAGGGGCAGGCATTTTGGATGCCGTCATCGGTTTTCTGGGCGTGGTACTGGCTTTCACATATGTAGACCTCTTCGATACTCTGGGAACCCTTGTAGGTACGGGGGCAAAGGCCGGGATGCTGGACAAGGAGGGGAGGCTTCCCCGCATCAACAAGGCGCTTATGGCTGATGCCGTAGGGACCAGTGCCGGTGCCCTGCTGGGGACAAGCACCGTAACCACCTATATAGAGAGTGCCGCCGGGATAATGGAGGGAGGTAAGACTGGGCTTACATCCGTTGTGGTATCGCTTTTGTTTTTAGCTTCTCTGTTTTTAGCCCCGGTAGCGGGCCTCGTGCCGGCAGCGGCTACGGCTCCTGCGTTGATAATCGTAGGGGTCCTGATGATGGGAGCCGTCAGGGAAATAGATTTTTCCGATTTCAGCGAAGCCCTGCCTGCTTTCATGACCATAGTTATTATGCCCTTTTCGTACAGTATAGCTAACGGTATTGCCGCAGGTCTGGTTTTCTACCCTCTGGTAAAGGTGATTTCCGGTCGTGCCAGGGAGGTCCATCCGATAATATATATTCTTGCATTTTTATTCATCCTCAGGTTTGCAACCCTTGCAGGGTAA
- a CDS encoding NUDIX hydrolase produces the protein MDINRIKQKIAERKPKPEMHNSLFSVFLPLIHTDKGCNILFEIRSQSLDKQPGEICFPGGGIEEGETALDSAVRETCEELNVPLNRIEVFGPLDYVITPYNIVIYPFAGRLEVTDTAKIEFNREEVSDIFTVPLDYLLKCRPLVHYVDVKTVPGEDFPFSLVQNGREYNWRTGRYPVFFYKYKDFIIWGLTARILKNFLDIIRC, from the coding sequence ATGGATATAAATCGTATAAAACAAAAAATAGCTGAAAGGAAACCGAAACCTGAAATGCACAACAGCCTTTTTTCCGTGTTCCTTCCGCTCATTCATACAGACAAAGGCTGTAATATATTGTTTGAAATAAGGTCGCAGAGTTTGGACAAACAGCCGGGTGAAATCTGTTTTCCCGGCGGCGGGATAGAAGAAGGGGAAACTGCCCTCGATTCAGCAGTGAGAGAAACCTGTGAGGAATTGAACGTCCCCTTAAATAGAATTGAGGTCTTCGGCCCCCTGGATTATGTAATCACGCCCTACAATATTGTAATATACCCCTTTGCCGGTCGATTAGAGGTCACTGACACGGCCAAGATAGAATTTAACAGAGAAGAGGTATCTGATATATTTACCGTTCCCCTCGATTATCTCTTAAAGTGCCGGCCCCTCGTTCACTACGTAGATGTGAAAACGGTTCCCGGAGAGGACTTCCCTTTTTCATTGGTCCAAAACGGTAGAGAATACAACTGGAGAACGGGCCGTTATCCCGTATTCTTTTACAAGTATAAGGATTTCATCATATGGGGCCTTACGGCAAGGATTTTAAAAAATTTCCTTGATATTATAAGATGTTAA
- a CDS encoding putative toxin-antitoxin system toxin component, PIN family, with translation MRAVIDTNVLISGLISSKSFPAKVLDFWVSDKFKPTVSSEVIKEYGAVLIRDRFSILGSVEERLDLLDKLLSLDQVILAAPQQKINAIKEDPKDNIFLECALAGRCKFIVSGDKHLLKLKEYSSVKIVTAGEFVDLLTSYNIKEIF, from the coding sequence ATGCGAGCAGTAATTGATACAAATGTTTTAATTTCCGGACTTATCAGTAGTAAAAGTTTTCCTGCAAAAGTGCTTGATTTCTGGGTTTCAGACAAATTTAAACCTACAGTAAGCAGTGAAGTTATCAAAGAATACGGTGCTGTATTAATAAGAGACAGGTTTTCGATTTTGGGTAGTGTAGAAGAAAGATTAGATTTGCTGGACAAACTTTTATCTCTTGACCAGGTAATCCTGGCAGCTCCACAGCAAAAAATAAATGCAATTAAAGAAGACCCAAAAGACAATATTTTTCTGGAATGTGCTCTGGCAGGAAGGTGCAAGTTTATTGTATCTGGTGACAAGCACTTGCTCAAGTTAAAAGAATACAGCAGTGTAAAAATAGTAACAGCCGGGGAATTCGTGGATTTATTAACATCTTATAATATCAAGGAAATTTTTTAA
- a CDS encoding type II toxin-antitoxin system prevent-host-death family antitoxin produces MEKIVGIDKIRPKLGEYLEKAEKGEVLIVSSRSEPKGVIIGYSMYNELKALAQKAKRLEVAQTLDKFRDRAEKAGLSEADVQKEIEETRKCEQ; encoded by the coding sequence ATGGAAAAAATTGTTGGGATCGACAAAATAAGACCTAAACTGGGTGAGTATCTGGAAAAAGCAGAAAAAGGAGAAGTTCTAATTGTGTCTTCTCGTTCAGAACCTAAAGGAGTTATAATTGGCTATTCCATGTACAATGAACTGAAAGCCCTGGCCCAGAAGGCCAAAAGGTTAGAGGTTGCTCAAACCCTGGATAAATTCAGAGACAGAGCCGAAAAAGCTGGCCTTTCTGAAGCTGATGTACAAAAAGAGATAGAGGAAACACGAAAATGCGAGCAGTAA
- a CDS encoding trypsin-like peptidase domain-containing protein produces the protein MFRLFKKKRILNLMVISFLMGAVFVLGGYAAYNSLINPGATKAETEYLENQSDFAPPQNVISADITQIVKKAGPAVVNINTITKTESVRYNPFFDDPFFREFFGRDFGFDLGPRVSRGLGTGFIFRKDGYILTNEHVIHGAQEIKVTVAGYDQDFKAEVIGSDYELDLAVIKIDAPDDLPVLKLGESEDAQVGEWVIAIGNPYGLDHTVTVGVLSAKGRPVEIQDRVYKDLLQTDAAINPGNSGGPLLNLKGEVIGINTAINAAAQGIGFAIPSSTVKEVLEELISKGKVVRPWMGVILQEVTKDLAEILEYEGTEGAVISYVAPEGPADKAGLKRGDIIIEIDKKSIKTPDDVVNIIKNSQVGRKHVLLVHSRGVTKYVTVTLEEKPGSN, from the coding sequence ATGTTTAGGCTGTTCAAAAAGAAGAGGATTTTGAATCTGATGGTTATTAGTTTTCTGATGGGTGCAGTATTTGTTTTAGGAGGGTATGCCGCATACAATAGCCTTATAAACCCGGGAGCCACAAAGGCTGAGACAGAGTATCTAGAAAATCAAAGTGATTTCGCACCTCCTCAAAATGTTATTTCTGCTGATATAACCCAGATAGTTAAAAAAGCCGGTCCTGCTGTTGTTAACATTAATACGATAACTAAAACGGAAAGTGTGCGGTATAACCCATTTTTCGATGATCCCTTCTTCAGAGAGTTTTTCGGCAGGGACTTCGGATTTGATTTGGGGCCTAGGGTCAGCAGGGGCCTGGGCACCGGTTTTATCTTCCGAAAGGATGGTTATATTTTGACCAATGAACATGTAATCCACGGAGCCCAGGAAATAAAGGTAACCGTTGCAGGGTATGACCAGGATTTTAAAGCTGAGGTAATCGGTTCCGATTATGAACTGGACCTGGCGGTTATTAAGATAGATGCCCCCGATGACCTTCCCGTTTTAAAACTGGGGGAGTCGGAGGATGCTCAGGTCGGAGAATGGGTTATAGCCATCGGAAACCCGTACGGCCTTGACCATACCGTAACGGTAGGGGTATTGAGTGCTAAGGGAAGGCCCGTGGAGATTCAGGATAGGGTGTATAAGGACCTGCTCCAGACGGATGCCGCCATTAATCCCGGCAACAGCGGTGGGCCGCTTTTGAATTTAAAGGGAGAGGTAATAGGCATCAATACGGCTATAAATGCCGCTGCTCAGGGAATAGGCTTTGCCATACCTTCTTCTACCGTTAAAGAGGTCCTTGAAGAGCTTATATCCAAGGGCAAGGTGGTACGGCCATGGATGGGAGTTATTCTCCAGGAGGTAACAAAAGACCTGGCAGAGATCCTTGAATACGAAGGAACGGAGGGGGCCGTTATAAGCTATGTGGCTCCAGAGGGTCCGGCCGATAAAGCCGGTTTAAAACGCGGGGACATAATAATTGAAATAGATAAGAAGAGTATAAAAACCCCCGACGATGTGGTAAACATAATTAAAAACTCCCAGGTAGGCCGGAAACACGTCCTCCTCGTCCACAGCAGGGGTGTTACGAAATACGTTACGGTAACCCTGGAAGAAAAACCTGGAAGCAATTAG
- a CDS encoding prolyl-tRNA synthetase associated domain-containing protein, with amino-acid sequence MTQEEKKVYGVLAELNIPYTRYEHPPVYTIEEMKSLNLPDSMCKNLFVRNQKGDKHYLVILEHTKKADLRKLAEQIGSGKLSFASEKRLQKYLGLKPGSVSPFGLINDSEKEVEVVIDKDLADSGEVSFHPNVNTATVTISYGDFEEYLKWCKNSITYVRI; translated from the coding sequence ATCACACAGGAAGAAAAAAAGGTTTATGGCGTCCTTGCAGAATTAAACATACCCTACACAAGATATGAACATCCCCCGGTATATACCATTGAGGAGATGAAAAGTCTGAATTTGCCCGATTCGATGTGTAAAAACCTTTTTGTCCGAAACCAAAAGGGGGATAAGCACTATCTTGTCATATTGGAACATACCAAAAAGGCGGACCTGCGAAAACTTGCAGAACAGATCGGCAGCGGCAAATTGAGCTTTGCTTCGGAAAAAAGGCTTCAAAAATACCTTGGCCTGAAACCCGGCTCCGTTTCCCCTTTCGGTTTAATAAATGACTCCGAAAAAGAAGTAGAAGTAGTTATCGACAAAGACCTTGCAGATTCCGGTGAGGTCAGTTTCCATCCCAATGTAAACACCGCCACAGTAACCATTTCTTACGGTGACTTTGAGGAGTATCTGAAATGGTGTAAAAACAGCATTACTTATGTCCGGATATGA